A genomic segment from Chitinophagaceae bacterium encodes:
- the smpB gene encoding SsrA-binding protein SmpB, which yields MELNNRKALHEYYIESRYNAGMVLTGTEIKSLRTGKVSFNDSYCYFQKNELFVKSLHIAEYKYGTDANHDPLQDRKLLLTKRELRKLETKIKEKGYSIIPLRIFINEKGLAKMEIGLAKGKKNYDKRDTIKNRELERELKRKYNS from the coding sequence TTGGAACTTAATAACCGCAAAGCTTTACATGAATATTATATTGAAAGCCGCTATAATGCAGGTATGGTGTTAACCGGCACCGAAATAAAATCGTTGCGAACCGGAAAGGTAAGTTTTAACGATAGCTACTGCTATTTTCAAAAAAACGAACTTTTTGTAAAAAGCCTTCATATTGCAGAATATAAATACGGCACCGATGCCAACCATGACCCATTGCAGGACAGGAAATTACTGCTCACAAAAAGAGAACTGAGAAAACTCGAAACAAAAATCAAGGAAAAAGGCTATAGTATTATTCCATTACGCATTTTTATTAATGAAAAAGGATTGGCAAAAATGGAAATAGGACTGGCCAAAGGAAAGAAAAATTACGACAAGAGAGATACCATTAAAAACAGGGAACTCGAAAGAGAGTTGAA
- a CDS encoding T9SS type A sorting domain-containing protein gives MSKHLLKGVCTFISMIIISLNVFSQSFTPVYSSMTGFSNGYYEYLPQGYWNNPDEKFPLIIFVHGIGECGNGTSDLGKVLVHGTPKQINNGSFPTSFNVNGQNFKFIVLAPQFTGWAAYIQMNDVINYAVSHYKVDLNRIYLTGLSMGGGCVWEYAGYSQEYASRVAAIAPVCGASSATTDKINHIANSDLAVWATHNLGDGTVGVAATNTYVDGINAAPNPPTPLAKKTIFPVNGHDAWSQTYNLSFKENGYNVYEWMLTNKRNVEALPVTGFTFSAIKASQNTSLLKWSTLSETANLGFAVEKSINGVNYTQVAFINSSSINGSGAVYQFIDQQPQRGKNYYRIKQVDIDNRFSYSSVKILNFDIKPVIQIGPNPATDFITIKTELGNAKTSVKLFNQQGQLLQTAAATSQQLFKLPASNLPNGVYYLQVNNDGNIETQKILIQH, from the coding sequence ATGAGTAAACACCTACTTAAAGGCGTATGTACGTTCATATCTATGATTATTATATCACTGAACGTATTTTCACAAAGTTTTACGCCAGTATACAGCTCCATGACCGGCTTCTCAAACGGTTATTACGAGTACCTTCCGCAAGGTTATTGGAATAACCCCGATGAAAAGTTTCCGCTCATCATCTTTGTTCATGGAATAGGAGAATGTGGTAACGGCACTTCCGATTTAGGAAAAGTGTTGGTACACGGCACTCCCAAACAAATCAATAATGGCAGCTTCCCCACATCTTTTAATGTAAATGGGCAAAATTTTAAATTTATTGTATTGGCGCCGCAGTTTACCGGTTGGGCAGCCTATATACAAATGAACGATGTAATAAATTATGCCGTTTCGCATTACAAAGTTGACTTAAACCGTATTTACCTTACCGGCCTTAGCATGGGTGGTGGTTGCGTATGGGAGTATGCTGGCTACAGCCAGGAGTATGCATCAAGAGTGGCAGCAATTGCACCCGTTTGCGGAGCTTCTTCGGCAACTACAGATAAAATTAACCATATTGCCAACTCCGATCTTGCCGTATGGGCAACACATAACCTGGGAGATGGTACCGTAGGTGTTGCAGCAACCAATACTTATGTAGATGGCATAAATGCTGCACCAAACCCTCCTACTCCATTAGCTAAAAAAACAATATTTCCTGTAAACGGGCATGATGCATGGTCGCAAACCTATAACTTAAGTTTTAAAGAAAACGGCTATAATGTGTATGAATGGATGCTCACCAATAAAAGAAATGTAGAAGCGCTTCCAGTTACCGGTTTCACTTTTAGTGCAATTAAAGCTTCACAAAATACATCGCTGCTCAAATGGAGTACACTTTCAGAAACCGCCAACCTGGGCTTTGCTGTAGAAAAAAGCATTAACGGCGTAAACTATACTCAAGTAGCCTTTATAAACAGCAGTAGTATAAATGGAAGTGGCGCTGTGTACCAGTTTATAGATCAGCAGCCGCAACGTGGTAAAAATTATTACCGCATTAAGCAAGTTGATATTGACAACCGCTTTTCCTATAGCAGCGTTAAAATACTCAATTTTGATATTAAGCCCGTTATACAGATTGGCCCAAACCCGGCAACTGATTTTATTACCATTAAAACCGAACTGGGAAATGCAAAAACGTCGGTAAAATTATTCAACCAGCAAGGGCAACTATTGCAAACTGCCGCCGCTACATCTCAGCAGCTTTTTAAGTTACCGGCAAGCAATCTACCCAATGGCGTTTATTACCTGCAGGTAAATAATGATGGCAATATTGAAACACAAAAAATCCTTATTCAACATTAA